The Mercenaria mercenaria strain notata chromosome 6, MADL_Memer_1, whole genome shotgun sequence genome contains the following window.
aaatatcaaaatatgcacATAGTCATTTTATACCTTCAATAATTCGAAATCTACGATGATGAATCGCAAAACCGAGTGTAaagtagacatagaactgatacATACACATATCTGTAGAGTTCCAAATACCACAGAAACCCACttacttgatgaaaaaaaaaaaaaaaaaaaaaaaaaaaaaaatgaacgtgattattttagcaaatatctgtcattttgcaactgtttcgCTCGCTCGAAgtaagtgtgcaaccacttcacatCATGCCCCTTGCATCAAGTACCTTTTTACTCCATTCCTCTGCTTTCTTGGCTCCACGGTTATCAGTGTCGAGGTTAAAAGGCTGCTTTACTGTAAGGGGACGATTCCTCTTTGGTGGAAGATGGGGTTTTAAATCTGGCATAGGATTAGCATGAAACTCCCTATGCTGTAAAAAGAGGGGAAAACTTTTATGAATTTCAAGCATGGCATATAGCAAACAGCTTTTCCTCAAAAGACATTTCTTACAGAGGCAACAATCTTTTAACTATTTGAAAGTTAATCTTTTCAAAACATATCTTTTGCATTTTGTCTGTAATGAGAAAATTGAACAATTTTTCTGTAGGATTCCTATCTATTTTCCATTTTTGAAGATTAAGCCAATTTCATGTGTTTTTGGTAATGAGAGGTTTAAATAGAGACACCTGATttttcttttacctttttttcttcATCCAGGACTTGatctatctttttctttttctcttcagCTCTCTTTTTCTCCCTTTCATCAAAACCGAAAGGCTCAGGTTCTGTAGCTTTATGCTCGAAATGAGGCTGGAAAGGTATTCCGAAATGTGGAGCTGGTCGGGAACGCAGATTGGGCTTATCATCCTGATAAATAAGTTTCATGGTATTATAATACAAATGTCattgcataaaacaaaacatgaactCAAATGTCTTCTCACTTCTAAGATGAGCTTATTGTTAAAAACTGAACAGTAGCATGATCAATCTCAGCAGACAGACATAAGGGCATTGGTCAGCAAATTTATCAAAAGCATCGGCAAATGCACCCAATAATATCACTATTTCTAAcgatttaagaataattttagGGGCTAAGTAATTATTTCTATGTGCCTCACCTTTGGTTGTTCCACAACAGGAATTCTTGCTCTGTGTTTCAGAGCAAATGCAGGGGACTCTGGTACAGTAGGGGCCAACTTCTTTGCTTCCTTCACACCCTACAAGTGAAATAACTGCTTATCATTTGGTGTTTCTTATGTCTGGTAACAAgttcataatatgagccgcaccatgagaaaaccaacagtgtgcttgcgaccagcatggatccagaccagcctgtgcatctgcgcagtctggtcaggatccatgctgttcgctttcaaagcctattacaattaaagaaactgttagcgaacagcatgaatcttgaccagactgcgcaggctggtcttgatccatgctggtcgcaaatgcactatgttggttttctcatggtgcggctcatatattaaatGCAACTTGAAATACTTTTTTCTATTGAACTACACATTCACAAAAGGGTGAAAATGGAACAAACCCAGCTTTTCCCAAAAAGATGCTATTATCTACCTGTCTCTTACAATCACACAAGTCATATTTTTCCAAGTTTTTCTAACTCTTATTGTCATTTTAAAGGAGTCATTTCGATATTGAAATTGAATGTAAAAGCTTACTACAGTGCCTTCCAATATCTTCTTGTTGAGAGGTTGAGCATGGAAATGATACTGTTCCTCAGACTTTTCTTTCTCGTGATGTCGATTCTTTGAGGACAGATGGAACTCCTCTGGTACTGTGGGTGCCTTTGTGGGTACTTTCCGCACTCCTGTGTTGGGGTTCTTGAAAATCTTTGGGTTAACTGGTTGTGCTTTGAACTGGTTCCTGATtggcaaaatggaagaaataAGAAACTGTCATTTCTGTACAGGTTTTAAATAGAAGATATTTCACGCGTGtcttttcaaactgaatttatttaacaagttgaataaaataacaaaatgtgaggctctgccgagcatcaATTTTATCCAgccacaaatgtaatattctctttatcacatgtaagcttttcctgctgaaacatcaaaatttcatctttctttacctattatagttcaagtaaattcgaccaacgtctcctacacTTAAAGTGGCATCACTAGAGTAATACCAAAtctatgtaatggctttattttacTCCCACGATGCCAAAAATGCGATAACtcaatataagaaaaaaatgtagGTTGATATATTTCATGTAGTATTGCTCACATTGATAACCGACAAAATCCCTTGCTCAATTAAACCAAGGCGGACAAAATCCCCTTTCGTTTTTCAATTATGTCCTATTTTCACtcgttttgaaaaagttttatccCAAAAActcttaatttttaaaatttatgttttgtcAGCCTCAGTGAAATTAGCAGGAGAATTTCGTCCCAGtggattttgtcctacattcccacaaaacaacaatcattaaataatacaattacaTACTTCTGCATTTCTTCCACTTCTATCTTTTCCATATCTTCTCTGGTTGGGGCGGTAACAGGTCTGCTTCTAGTCCGGGTTTCAAACTGTGGAGTCTTTGGCACTGTTATGCCATGTGGAGATTTTGACCTGCCACGTTTCTGTTCTGAGGGACCAGCtgcaaatttaagtaaaaagcaTGTATGTATTTTAACAAAGTTGAACTGGATTTGCATGTgattatttttgctattttaatATTGGATAAAACTGTACAAGCTTGATAGTAGCATTGTGTCCCATACAGTTAAGTGTTTGAAAAAGATGTTTTATGAAAACATACACCAGATTACAATATGGACCACAATCTAAACCAGAACTCTGTATAGTTTTGGACCTTTAGAATATAGTGACACCACTCTGATTACAAACAAGAATTGTGTCTTAAGGACACGGATGgtcccacatactgtgccatcctctatatagcaaaaactatcaaagggccttaactgcagtaaaaatattcacagaaagttaaaaaggggcctaACTGTcgaaattcaaaccagagttagggagattgtttctcctggtgtagactttgatagtaagtaactattttaagtttcaagtcaatagctttgatagtgacAGAGATACTCGACTTTATCGgggcgagtgcaaaagctctattttttctttgaaaagtcgagcttaaaAAGCTGCACTTTACCTTTACTGGCCACAAGACaagcaaaaaatattaaaatttatgcATTATAAATTTGTTTTGGGTAGAGTGTCTTTTTTTTAACAGATTGTGTGTATTGAAGTTATATTACTATATGGCAGCATTTTCAACAGactaacagtatttcagttatataatggccAGCAGTCAACCTACGGTAACCgctcctggattctttaccagtgttaacctgttctctgtaagtaactgtcaacttctttGCATGAATCAGAACTGGGGGACTATtaattttagacacaatatctGCTATCTAATGCATAACAAGTTACAAAAGAATCAAATATCAGCATCTGGCAGTATGGTCACTAGGCTTGTGAATAAATCACAAAGCCagcttaaattttcttttcattttccctATCAGAGCACTACTTAACAATAATAGCCATCAACCGACCAAGTAAAAATTAAAGCTATGACTAATCTTAATTTTACCCAAAAAGACTGTCACCAACTTCAGTCTTTATCAACACActgattcaaagacatttttttccatttgttaCCTTTTGATTTGGACCTGAACCTGTCTGGTGTTTTTGTAAACTGAGCGAGTCTCTCTGCCATGGACTCGTATTTCTCAGCTTGTTTTTCATCAAGGTCAGGTAATTTCCTCTTCCGTTGTGCAGACAGTTTGAAAGGTTCAGGCTTCGTTATAGTATGCTTTGACGAGATATTTggctagaaaaataaaaacacgttGGAATGATAAAAATATGAGTCGTAACAATGTGATTTATACTGTCAGATGCAGTAAAATGTAGAGATTATATTTGTGCCGATCACAATATTGTATAGGAAGTTAATATGCAGATAGTGTTGATACATACATTACAGGTATGGCAGGAAGCTTTACTAAATCTGCAAGCATTTCAACTCAACTAAGGGGGCCCCATGGCAGCTTTGTTAAAGtcgctgatttcgaatcacttgcccctcaccaatgtgggttcgaacctcactttgcgcgttgaatttttcatctgagggagcaatccagctggcttaccgaaggtcgatggttctactctGGTGCcctcccgtgatgaaataatacatgtccttgtgtaaatatcaaaagcattaacattttaacaatgatTTGAATTCAAAGGCAATTATGgtgtttattaaaaataaaacttaaacacctGTCATCTTTCTGAggaaaatttgtaacaaaatttgtAGGGTGAACAGGGCCTTCTTTCTGCAACACAGGtccggaaaaaaaaaattgtgataatATCAGAATGCCACCAAGTCCATGCAGACATACCTGTTTTCCTTTGTCAGATCTCAGGGAAGTAGCAAAATCCTTGACATCACTATCGTGTCTTGTCTCCATATTGTGAGTTTTTATTCTAGagtcagtttcaaacttaaatccTTCAGGCTTGGTTAACTCCTTTGTTTGCACTACACAAGCTGGTGCTTTTGCACTTAAAGCAACTTTACAAGACTCTTGTGCAAGTTTACGTTTCTTTGCTAGTTCCTGTCTGAAGTAGGAGATTTTCTCAATCTCAAGTTGTTCTGAATTCTTCACAGCTCCCTGTGCTTGCATCTTGATGGGTTTACGTctgttgaaatgaaaagaaatattcaaGTATTTGTCAAGCCTACTTAACCTCAAATATGCAAGACATACTATTTCTTAATCTGAGCAAGTTATTCCAAGACCTCAAACtgaaactttatattgacaaaacaaAATGCAGAATCCAAATTAGAAGTGCTAAATGACAGCAGCAATGTTTTAAGCATGGTTACAACTGACTCAATGTTCTCAAACTAGGTGTCcttaatatgtaattttaaagCACAATATGACAACTAGGCCAACATTTAGTTGTATTAAAATGTGTCAGTGATTTCATTGTGCATTAAAGATAGGACTGCATGTTCTAATCAAatcttttctaaaatgtagaGCTTGATTGAAGTctgatttttaaaacatcaaaacatGCCTTACAGTTTGGCCAATGAAAAGATAGCATTGTTTCCTACGTTCTATGCTacgatttaatttttttttttaaacaatgcatgtttttatatattatggGAGTTAATCAGCATATACCATAATTTTACTGACATTTtcttgtatcattttttttaaatacaaattttgtagcttttaatgaaacttttcagtTGTAAATATACATATGATCTATAATATGATGAAATCAAATGTTTATGTCCATGTGCTTGCTACTGAGACAATTTCCCATGATTTCAGATCTGCAAATTTCAAGCTGACATTAGACAGGATTTAGAATTGCGTAATAAGTCAAAATGTTTCATGTTATCTTTAGAGTGATAGAAACATTGCctattttaaaacatacagaacTTCCTAAAACCATTCATGTATCTGTTATACTGACTTTAACAATGTTGGAGTGGTTGGTATAGTTATGCCTCTGTCAGTTTCAGAGCTGTTGGATCCAGATCTGGTTCTCTGGGATGGACGTTCTCCAGACAGGCCGCGTGTATGATTCTTGCGCCTTGCACTATCATTACTGGactgtttatttattgttgagAAAGAGCTGCTTCGTGTAAGACCACTGGCATGTTTGTTTGGTGTTCGACCTCGCTCTGGAACAACTGGCTTCTGTCTCCTTGGTAACGAATCTGACCTGAAGTAAAGGTACAAACTGAAGTTTTAACAATTCAGGtcaacaaattaaaatatttctctcTGCTTCAGATcaataaataacatataaatcTATCATCAAGTTAAATAATTCCAGATAAAAATCACTGGTTCCAAGCAGTAGTTTCAACATAATTCAAACAATTTCATTTGAACTTAACACATTCATATGcatatgtaaaatatatgttttaagaaatataaacTACCTTTCAAGTGATCTGTGCTGTCGTTTCACTACTGGTTTAACTGCCTGTTCTTCTTTGACAGACGCCTCTTTgctataaaaagttaaaatctcTCTTTAGGAACCATTACATAATTAGCAATTTAATTAAAATCACATTGTGTAATACAGAGCGAATTTACTTCAGTTcattatttgcaaaattaaagccccaacttttactaccctggcagtacgatttgtaggaggagcctatcaaataacaaggCGACTCCAGGATGTCtgtcagctaaaaatagctcactttcaatgattcacaagcaaatgtaaacaatggtcagttgaagaatAAATATGAACTTGCATGTTTTGATgattacaaattaatattatacatattttatgcaTCCATATCAATATCATTGTTATGAAAAATTGAGTTGAGCTAGACTcctgatttttaaacttcttatTAATGTAAAATGAACAGTGAAACTTGAAAtcaaacattcttaacttttctatcattgctgacaagtccattaaTAGAGATAATGTAGcaataaatgcagaaataataaactatttaagtcTGAGATGTAGCACAAtgcacacaaattagcaagtgttgctgtgataaggtctaacaagagggccatgatggccctatatcgctcacctgttatcattgcacttgagacaagaaggtcctcaaaaaaaatatctaaatccaaaggacaggaacaacaaagggaagaaatttaaccaaaaagaagaaaaaaattcttacaaggtatagatatgtcaaaaaacacctaaaaattggaggtaccatccatgttgtaccacagaaaagtggtctcgtttttccctatggccaataataaaaaagttactaaaaataagctatttatagtaacgtaaaagggaagtaattaaaaaaaaaaaaataataatgtaagtgaacaaaagaaggatctgccaaataaatatgttggcataaatgaaatttcagatcagtatcttcattagttacggagatatacaaattttaatttgaaataaagggaggtaatttgacatcaaatcagtccatagttatctaccctgattgtctcagtccaactaataacaataatgaaatttcaaataagtcctataaggacttacttatataaatccattttgattacaatcaggggaggtaatcagatataaaataactctggaacctacaactggatctgatttgtcatggaatccaagatttattgttgttgaagatattttgaaagtttgtatcaaataaaaccataaatgaagtctctatatggctgcaaaatccaaaatggccaattttggacatttaaggggccataactcttgaacccaagatggaatctggccagttcaagaaaggaaccaagatcttgtggtgatacaagttgtgtgcaagtttggttaaaatcaaatcataaatgaagctgctattgtacaggcaaggtcgaaatagctaattctggccctttcaggggccataactctggaccccattaagggatctggccggttcaagaaaggaaccaagatcttatggtgacacaagttttgtgcaagtttgattaaattcaaatcataaatgaagctgctattgtgcagacaaggtcaaaatagctaattctggccctttcaggggccataactctggaacccataatggaaactcgccagttcaagaaaggaaccaagatcttatggtgatacaagttgtgtgcaagttcggttaaaataaaatcataaatgaagctgctattgtgcagacaaggtcaaaatagctaattctggccctttctggggccataactctgaaacccataatgggatctggctagttcaaaaaatgaaccaagatcttatggtgacacaagttttgtgcaagtttggttaaaatcaaatcataaatgaaggtgctattgtgcagacaaggtcaaaatagctatttttggccctttcaggggccataactctggaacccataatgggatctggccagttcaagaaaggaaccgagatcttatggtgatacaagttgtgtgcaagtttggttaaaataaaatcaataatgaaaccactatcgtgcagacaagaaattgttgacgcacggacggggggtgatcacaaaagctcaccttgtcactatgtgacaggtgaggtaataaaaatgataagctatttgaaataatttatcactgtatgtctgttaTTTAGTTCCccaatatctttaaaacattttttttaaataacacataaaaatataactgcagaaatgattatgatattctattcagtttaaaaattcaaatttacttttctggaaaagttttacaatgcactctaggtgttaattccattgatacatcAAGCCTTCTGCTGATcaagtttgttgataaaattaaccacgtgagaattgtttacattctctgtttctctagggttcatgacctcattagctcctcccggcaaattcaaatttttggcagttaggtttaaacaattttttgaaactatacttcacaattttttgttttaaaaaataaaaacaccaattgataaagaatgtttcaatgtgtatttatgcaatttttcataactttttattcagtagtttatttaaaattttgaaaaagggctctctgatgtgaaacatgcataatttatatataaacctGCCCCAGCACCAttttctggcttttatatggcagttgggggtttaagaTACATTGCATTGTATTCCAATTATAAGCCTCAGTTTGATGCCATTCTAATCTTATACATGAATTCTACAACTACAAACAAGTGATATACAAAATTTGACCATTTTAGGTCGTAAAAGTGAGGTACTGCATATAAAATCATTGGCATAAATACCGTATGGAAATATAAGTAAAGACAGAGTTCCGTGTGGGGAAGGGAAGAAATACTTACTGATTTTGTGTAGTTTTAGCACCAGTGGTTTTCTTTTTCCATTCCTCCaagtttgtacatatgttatttGGTGGCTGTTTTTTCTTCTGTATTGCTTCATAGTGTTTTTCTGTGAATAGAAATCAAGCTGTTACTAGTGCATATTCATAGCAGTAACACTGACCAtgttattttgtgaaatattattACCATATAAAGAGCGGAAAGAGCCTGGACCTGTTATGTGGGGTTGGAGATAACTGATAAAGCTCAGTTTTtgcaaaatggaaataaaaagaccTGGTGTATCCAACCTTTAAACAGTGGAAAATTGCATAATCTGAaagatgtttttattgaaaaaaatcttcaaagggAAACCACCTATAAAAATGCCTCTTAGACTAGAGTACATAACAAACCTGTTCGCACCACTCCTTTATACTTGATAAAGGATACAACAAACAATATCTACATttcatataataatttcatttacagtGTTCCTAAATCTAGTGTGAAGCTTTATCTAGTTACCTAGTCAAAGAGTATATAGAGCTAGTCAGAGAGTATACAGAACTAGGCGGAGTATACAGAATTAGCTTGCTAAAAGAGTATATTGAGTTAGTCCGATTGTGAGAGTGTACTGAGTTAGtcagactgtgtgtactgtgCTAGTCAAAGAGTGTGTTGAGCTAGTCAGACTGTGAGAGTGTACTGTGCTAGTCAGAGAGTGTATTGAGGTAGTCAGACTGTGAGAGTGTATTGAGCTTGTCAGAGAGTGTATTGAGCATACAGAGTGGGTAAAGTGCTCTGCACATGGTCTCATATGCCAATTTAAAAAAGTCAATATGATTAAAGTCAATACCTGTAATGGTTATAAAGTTCTGCTGCGGACATGTATTATGACGGATGGATACATACGCAATCacatttttcaaaacccaaaatGTCTTTACTTGCCATGTTGTGCCAATATTGAATAACAAACAATTTCAACTTTCACATACCAACAGTATTAGGTGTGATCATTTTTCCTGAGCGAGTCACTCTTGGGCTTGGtgtttgcattttttcttcatctgaaaaaaaaagaagagtaaAGTATTTGCAACTTCCTTGTTAAGGGACCCATCTAAATTGTTCACCTACATTTCAAGCCAAGTTATGAGTCTGCcatatctttgatattttttttatttatttttccatgcAAACAAATCTAAATTCTTCAGAAGAGATGAAAACTATATCTGCTGACATGTTAAAAACATTctaacatgtaaaaatataactgaaaagtGTGTAGATGCTAAACAATAAAACTGTCTGAAACGATTCTTACCTTTAGTAACTCGAACAGTCTGTTCTGGTCTCCTTCGTAGTTCAGGTGACGCACTATCTTCCACATTGTTAGCTATACCTTTGATGGGAAATTAGCAAATTAGTAAAACTTTAATAAGATTTCTATTGTTTTACCTATACAATCACCCATTCACCCTCAAAGCTCGCAACTCCACTTTGTGACCTGCAAGTATTAATACAGACACAGGTGGCGTCTCTTTTGTAATGCCTGTCTGCTCTAAAGACTAGGTAAGCTTGCTTCAAAGAACTTTTAATAATAATGtcattttactataaattaaCTGCTAAAAAAAGGCACTGGTATGCAAGAATCTGACTGGAAAATgttcaatttattacaaaaatgtatttcagtactttgaaacaaaatattgatacatACCGGATGGTGTTTTTGACATTGGAACTCTTTGGGGTGTACCAGTAAATAGAACAGGTTGTTTTAGACATCTATTAATCAAGTATTACATTCATATATCAATTAAATGTTAAATGGACTGTAGATATGTGGAAAGTGTTGCATGTATGAAGAATCAGTGTTCATCAAAGACAGGACCCAAAAAATGA
Protein-coding sequences here:
- the LOC123549618 gene encoding targeting protein for Xklp2 homolog isoform X2, yielding MENDNGWDFNAPQYVDFSGAQVLDDDDNADEYFDYDHENGVPINIENDTNNGTIDGALFSDVFSTPQSEMRQTRASANAKNQAVSGTPKAGTPKRVVCSKSSGSGTPSVGTPQRVARSKSTTGTPQRVPMSKTPSGIANNVEDSASPELRRRPEQTVRVTKDEEKMQTPSPRVTRSGKMITPNTVEKHYEAIQKKKQPPNNICTNLEEWKKKTTGAKTTQNHKEASVKEEQAVKPVVKRQHRSLERSDSLPRRQKPVVPERGRTPNKHASGLTRSSSFSTINKQSSNDSARRKNHTRGLSGERPSQRTRSGSNSSETDRGITIPTTPTLLKRKPIKMQAQGAVKNSEQLEIEKISYFRQELAKKRKLAQESCKVALSAKAPACVVQTKELTKPEGFKFETDSRIKTHNMETRHDSDVKDFATSLRSDKGKQPNISSKHTITKPEPFKLSAQRKRKLPDLDEKQAEKYESMAERLAQFTKTPDRFRSKSKAGPSEQKRGRSKSPHGITVPKTPQFETRTRSRPVTAPTREDMEKIEVEEMQKNQFKAQPVNPKIFKNPNTGVRKVPTKAPTVPEEFHLSSKNRHHEKEKSEEQYHFHAQPLNKKILEGTVGVKEAKKLAPTVPESPAFALKHRARIPVVEQPKDDKPNLRSRPAPHFGIPFQPHFEHKATEPEPFGFDEREKKRAEEKKKKIDQVLDEEKKHREFHANPMPDLKPHLPPKRNRPLTVKQPFNLDTDNRGAKKAEEWSKKMHNELEHQKEMARFKAKNPTVLEHEPFIPHKENKYTTDISEFEFNTAKRMVKREAFEMHKKAKQDELDNIRIQEQRMKEAEERAEFERMRREAVHKANPVKQYRRMAIKPSEKPLTAPMSPHFQTDTRLRTKAMHGESFMSQ
- the LOC123549618 gene encoding targeting protein for Xklp2 homolog isoform X1 — its product is MENDNGWDFNAPQYVDFSGAQVLDDDDNADEYFDYDHENGVPINIENDTNNGTIDGALFSDVFSTPQSEMRQTRASANAKNQAVSGTPKAGTPKRVVCSKSSGSGTPSVGTPQRVARSKSTTGTPQRVPMSKTPSGIANNVEDSASPELRRRPEQTVRVTKDEEKMQTPSPRVTRSGKMITPNTVEKHYEAIQKKKQPPNNICTNLEEWKKKTTGAKTTQNHKEASVKEEQAVKPVVKRQHRSLERSDSLPRRQKPVVPERGRTPNKHASGLTRSSSFSTINKQSSNDSARRKNHTRGLSGERPSQRTRSGSNSSETDRGITIPTTPTLLKRKPIKMQAQGAVKNSEQLEIEKISYFRQELAKKRKLAQESCKVALSAKAPACVVQTKELTKPEGFKFETDSRIKTHNMETRHDSDVKDFATSLRSDKGKQPNISSKHTITKPEPFKLSAQRKRKLPDLDEKQAEKYESMAERLAQFTKTPDRFRSKSKAGPSEQKRGRSKSPHGITVPKTPQFETRTRSRPVTAPTREDMEKIEVEEMQKNQFKAQPVNPKIFKNPNTGVRKVPTKAPTVPEEFHLSSKNRHHEKEKSEEQYHFHAQPLNKKILEGTVGVKEAKKLAPTVPESPAFALKHRARIPVVEQPKDDKPNLRSRPAPHFGIPFQPHFEHKATEPEPFGFDEREKKRAEEKKKKIDQVLDEEKKHREFHANPMPDLKPHLPPKRNRPLTVKQPFNLDTDNRGAKKAEEWSKKMHNELEHQKEMARFKAKNPTVLEHEPFIPHKENKYTTADISEFEFNTAKRMVKREAFEMHKKAKQDELDNIRIQEQRMKEAEERAEFERMRREAVHKANPVKQYRRMAIKPSEKPLTAPMSPHFQTDTRLRTKAMHGESFMSQ